The window cgaagtcctgaactcaggtgatgcacccgcctcggcctcccaaagtgctgagattgcaggcatgagccactgcgcctggccgaacatttttaatttttattttattattattattattattattattattactttttgagatggagctttgtttttgttgcccaggctgaagcacaatggcgggatcttggctcactgcaacctccgcctcctaggatcaagagattctcctgccttagcctcccaagtacctgggagtataggcatgcaccaccacgcccgacgatattttgtatttttagtagagatggggtttctccatgttggtcaggctggtctggaacccctcacctcagctgatccacccacagcagcctccgacaattacaggcgtgagccaccgcgcccagccgtccacCCTGTTCTCTACCAGAGTTCTGATACCGTGACTCTGTATAAAATGGTTTGGAAGCTGGACCCACCCTGTGTGAGTGTGGTTGTcctgagcccacagaaagacacctccagagtgcggattgagaagcctttattgtgggaggatcggggtgtctgagggccccgggagtcgggatggacttggaaggctggggggaggggcctttgaggaagaggaggcctggaagcgggGGTGATCACAGGTCAAGGGGTGGTCCTTGGGACCCCCGCAGTCAGTGGTGCTGCGGCGGCAGAGTGCACATTGACAGCTGAGAGCCACGGCGTAGGAGACCACGGGGTTCACGCCGcgcgggcagccagggagccggatggactcgaagcgcacatcgcggtagttgcacaccacctggggcaggggcggcaggaccccctgcagcacgcGGGTCTGGAAGCCGTGTGAGAGGGGGAATGAGCATGTGCCTGGGGCCAGCGCCTCGGCtgagctccccagctgcccccacaggTCTGACTCAGgggtccaggaagccctctgttcctgccctcccacaccccattccgcagcccctgaccagagaggcagaccacccttcctccccggctgcctctgtgggtctggccctgaggtggcagcacctgccccggccccgggcagctcaccatggtggggcagtagccggcacagatggtggtgttgacggtGATGCACACGGGGCAGCCCTCCTTCTCGACAGCCAAGGTGGCATTGATGGGGCGGCACCGTGGCCGAAGCGTCTCCCTGGATGCCCATGTCCCGCCCATGctcagcagcagcccctggggcgAGGACACTGCTTCACCCGGGTCTGTGAGCacagccctgagccctggccttcccatcccgcgtggtacaccacccacaaagacccagagacccttcccggcatctcctattcaggacccaccaccccgacacctgcctttcagagcccaccccacagcccagaggacctgagataccccaacatttcagatccccaccctcaggaactgccccacctgaagcttaccgggggtcacgctcctccagaaagaggcctccttccacagctcacacgggtctgccccttctcatgccagtgatggcctggaaggacgtggaaggtgcccaggggccctgcagtcttacctggaacatctccatccttggtgcctggaaatgtggatctaccctacctttgacatgtctctctcttagcgggatatcttccgcaagcactggggatgtggacatggaaagtaaattgagtctccgtgggggagtgagacagggagcgaggggtgttggacgcggcaCGGGAACCCGGCCCGAGTCAGCGGCCCCAAttggctgctctctctcagatacagttccccttcctccctccagggggcgccatggaacgcagggccctcactggccctggggactgggtgacgtcaggggtgagcctctcgtgATTGGCTCCACCACCCTGCGTAAGCTCAAAGGGCATAAAGGAGAGCcccgacacccggagccattgtggctccggccggttgcgcctgccctcgggccctcagggaggcgagggtTCGAGGTgcacgagttcgaggccaacctggtccacattggttgaaaaaaaaattttttttatcgttccctatgtAACAACAatacataaagggaggacgccttgataggaagaaatgacatcttcctacgtgtttttaaattacttcaatgtatgttttttttattttgggagaccgagccttgctcggtcctcgggggacctccctgcctctcagccatggcggttgtcacctgtggtaaacagaatggcgggagcaagtgggatgtcccactactcgggctgaggcaggagaatcacgggaacctaggaggtggaacctcctcgcccaggaggggcgcggcttcggacttagcttctgcccaatgagagagggcctccccgtgactgtgctgccaggttagccacttgaccctggtgcccccaacgagggattcagcccgagccccacctctcccttagggacctccgcccactctaccctcaagccAGGGTGCCCGGAGCGCTCCCCGGAAATGCGTGGGCTTCAGGTGATTTAACTGATTATTGAATAGGCCCGCAGGAGGTGTGTCCTGCCCCCGAAGCCGCAGCCTCGGAGAACATTATCTGGACTTAGTCCCTTTCCCGCGATGCCATCAAGCTGGacaattttaaggtctgtttctttcccaatgtagggtataggttggcacagggaagagggctagaaacctgacttgagctccccgcccagggctgaactctccagcatcctgatcacttctcattcaaccttgcttATACTCCCCCCGTGATTGgtagctctttatctcaaaacagaatattctaagccaacccctgcctgctctcaccaagtaagatttctcatttgaaccccagctcccagatacttaaaggccttctgtagaccatgtcctcaaggtcccctggccatctgcttgcatgttccagtttctctcctcccccatccacgtcgtgaaatgtgccctcccactccccaggatgagcaaggtggtgtcctctgtgactgagcagtcagcaacttaacaccaaaggtcaccaacgatcaaatccatgagagttgatccgaggagttatgtattagggctaagaaagagtaaacactcagtaaatagtggctattattattattatcatcatcatcatgattacccTCAAGTTTCCCTGGGAGAgctcctattcaaccttcaaaaccccaTGTTGTTGCACCCATCCTACAGAGATTGAGCTcaaattcagagagttgtgattttgcaatgatttgatgagttccccaactggggtccatccgtagagcagctgggccaaccctgaggtctctcagcatccagctctgttctttttctgcctgaccagttcctgggtataagtctcaggcccggccagtccggctgaggagtgtgcagacacaggcagtgccaatttgaatccatcgccagtccacacggccctgggcatcagcggtcaatgcccgcacataggactgcttggccttgcactcagacacccagtgccccccggtccacaccctggcggcagcccctccacctacccctgggccaccttcttcagAGTTATCGGCCTCGAAGCGGTGACAAAGAAGTGCTGGCGGAGGGAACTGCCGCCAGCCGCAGGCGCCTCGCCCAACACCTCCACCTCGAGCACACCCAAGTCCACAGCGGTccgggggtctgtcacccagacacTGACTGCATCACACACGGCCAGCCTCACCCTGATGACTCGCCGGTGAAGTATCGCTCACCTCACACTGGCTGCGGTTGGCCCGGGCGCCTGCTgactcccaaaaggccccagtctccagcaggaagaCCAGAGGGGGCCCGGCAGCGGCACCCCTAGACAGGACCACTCAGGGGGAAAGAAGGTCCTACTTTGGTTCAGGAAAAGGTGACAGTGCCGAGGGTGGGGTTAGGACCCCATTGACACactggggaggaagaaaatgagggggatgcagagggagcctgggggagcgggaGCACCTCTCAGAGgacatggaaacagggaaaaggaggctgggattagagaagaggataaacactTCGGTGGGGACAGAAGTTTGGAACCCCAGGGGAGGCTTGCCTGCCAGGATTACGGGGAAGCCCTTGCTCTAGAAGTTTGGGGGACTCCATATATAGGACTTGCATCACACCCAActtgtagattaagaataaatattcaacaactcCAGGTCAGGCActatgcctcacacctgtaatcccagcactttgggaggctgaggcgggtggatgacttgaggtcaggagttcgagagcagcctggacaacattgtgaAACAACATCTCTACTGTTAAtaccaaaatcagccaggcgtggtgctgcacgcctgtgatctcagctactcgggaggctgaggcaggagaatcgcttgaacccgggagggccgagattgcagtgagccaagatcgtgtcactgcacttccgcctggacaacacagtgagactctgtctcaaaaaaaaaaaaaaaaaaaaaaataaggccgggcatggtggctcacacttgtaatcccagcattgtcggaggctgcagtgggcggatcagctgaggtgaggagttccagaccagcctgaccaacatggagaaaccccatctctactaaaaatacaaaatatcctcgggcgtggtggtgcatgcttataatgccaggtacttgggaggctgaggcaggagaatcgcttgatcccaggaggcggagtttgcagtgagccaagatcgcgccattgcacttcagcttgggcaacaaaaacaaagctccatcttaaaaaaataataataataatcataaaaaagataaaaattgttcggccgggcacagtggctcatgcctgcaatcccagcactatgggacgccgaggcgggtgcgtcacctgaggtcaggactttgagactagcctggccaacgtggtgaaacgctgtgtctactaaaaaaattacaaaaattagctgggtgtggtggtgcacgcctgtagtcccagctactcgggaggctgaggcaggtgaattgcttgaacccgggaagcataggtgcagtgagccaagatcgcgccactgcactccagcctgggtgacagggtgagactccatctcaaaaaaaaaaaaaaaaaaaagatgaaataaaaataaaaatagaaaatagtcaactactattactcaatagcaacagagggtaaaatacaggctcagagaaattaatgcTTTGTGCCTGGACACATAGCCAgcaaatggcagagatgggacttcacctctgggcaactgcactctgccatccttccCGTAGAACTCTGAGGAACCGAGAGTCTTGCATCTTGGAGGATGttccaacaacttttttttttttttttttttttttgaggtggggtctcactctctcacccagactggactgcagtggctcgatctcggctcactgcaagctctgcctcccgggttcaagccattctcctgcctcagcctcccgagtagctgggactgcaggcgcctgccaccacgcctggctaatttgttgtattttttagtagagacggggtttccccgtgttagccaggatggtattgatctGCTGTCcttgcgatctgcccacctcggccacccaaagtgctgggattacaggcatgagccactgcgcccggcccaatttttttttgtttgttttgttttgttttgttttgttgtttttttttttgaaacagagtctcactctgtctggccaggctggagtacagtggcgcaatcctggctcactgtaacgcctgtctcctggtttcaagcgattctcctgcctcagccttctgagtaactggaattacaagcgcctgccaccgtgcccagctaatttttgtatttttagtagagatgcagtttcacgacattggccagactggtctcaaactcccaacctccagtgatactcctgccctggcctcccagagtgctgggattataggcgtgagacaccacgcctggccccaaacaAATTGCTTTAAGACGAGGTCTCCCAATGTTTCCCActgcacttgaactcctgggctcaagcaatcctcctgctgtggctcctgagtagctgggactacagactcaagccaccacgcctggccacattcCACAATTTAGAGAAAGTCCACAAGCTGGAATCCTAGGGAGACCCCAATTCACCTCAAAACTGCCACTAAGGAGGTAAAACGCTGCCCCTCTGAGGCAGGCTTCAGTTTCCCTGTGTGTGAAATTGACCTGGCGCTGGGAGAGGCTGTTGGAGGCGCGGATTTTGCAGTTTCCCTACAACATTCTGGAAGCCTGTGGTTCTGGGAAAGGGTGGcgtggagaagactgggaaacaaccagtggtcaccagagctgtagcacctcctccacctccgagctctggggctgggaaccccaggcttcggggcccctgtggaggacgcaggtggccccttctttcctgacatctcaggagagggagggacaaCCGGCTAGGGGAAGAAAAGCACAGGAAGGTTATACAGCCAGACGGGGAAGGGGCCAAATCTCTGAACAACCCCTTCCCCGAGTTCCTCTTCAAGTGCAGGGTACCCGAGAgtcaaggccccgccccctttccagAGGCCCCTTTTCTACCCAGGTGACGGGTCCTAGCTGGGATGGGAGGCAGATGGACGGAGGGGagcggggaggaggggaagggagaggcagtggatgaaggaggatggaagagatgacatccccctcggcccattcatcccattcaggtccccAAGCCGCCCCCCACCCGCACCTGCACTGCCAGTGCCAacgtcagagggaggaagagggagctcggcttagaaggctgaggccctgccCCCTGGGCCACACCGATCatgtggccttccttctccccacagaaggccagaccatggacacctcctgagctggaggtcatcctccatctccaccctgttttctctttctttctttccttctttctttctttctttctttcttttttttttgagatggagtctcgctctgtcatggaggctggcgtgcagtggcgcgatctctgctcactgcaagctccccctcctaggttcactccattctcctgcctcagcctcccaagcagcttggactacaggggcccgcgagcaagcccagataagtttttgtatttttagtagagacggggtttcaccgtgttagccaggaaggtctcgattccctgaccacatgatccacccgcctccgcctcccaaagtggtgggattacaggagcgcagcaccacgcccagctaattttggtattatcagtagagatgttatttcacagtgttggccaggctgctcttgaactcctgacctcaagtcaaccacccgcctcagcctcccaaagtgctgggactacaggtgtgagccatagtgcctgacctggagtagttgaatatttattcttaatctacaagTTGGGTGTGATGCAAGTCCTGTACATGGAGTCGCCCAAACGTCTAGAACAAGGGCTTCCCCATaatcctggcaggcaggcctcccctggggttccaaacttctgtccccactgaagtgtttatcctcttctctaatcccagcctccttttccctgtttccatgtcCTCTGAGAGGTGCtcccgctcccccaggctccctctgcatccccctcattttcttcctccccagtGTGTCattggagtcctaacccccacccttgacattgtccccttttcctactccaaagtgggaccttcttttcccccgagtggtcctgtctaggggtgccgctgccgggccccctctggtcttcctgctggagactggggccttttgggagtcAGCAGGCACCCGGGCCAACCGCAGCCAGTGTGGGGTGAGCGATACTTCACCGGCGAGTCATCAGGGTGAGGCTGGCCGTGTGCGATGCAGTCAgtgtctgggtgacagacccccggACCGCTGTGGACTTGGGTGTGCTCGAGGTGGAGGTGTTGGGCGAGGCGCCTGCAGCTGGCGGCAGTTCCCTCCGCCAGCACTTCTTTGTCACCTGCATCAAGGCCGATAACTctgaagaaggtggcccaggggtaGGTGGAGGGGCTGCCGCCGGCGTGTGGACCGGGGGGCACTGGGTGTCTGAGTGCAAGGCCAAGCAGTCCTATGTGCGGGCAT of the Gorilla gorilla gorilla isolate KB3781 chromosome 14, NHGRI_mGorGor1-v2.1_pri, whole genome shotgun sequence genome contains:
- the LOC129526113 gene encoding choriogonadotropin subunit beta 7-like, with the protein product MGGTWASRETLRPRCRPINATLAVEKEGCPVCITVNTTICAGYCPTMTRVLQGVLPPLPQVVCNYRDVRFESIRLPGCPRGVNPVVSYAVALSCQCALCRRSTTDCGGPKDHPLTCDHPRFQASSSSKAPPPSLPSPSRLPGPSDTPILPQ